The window GCGGGTGCGGTGGGCGGAGTCACCGGAGAAACCGACGCCCAGCAAGCGCAGGCAGAGGCCATTCAAGAGTCCGGCTCGGCCCGCGGGATTTCGCGCAGCCAGGCCGGAGTCATCGAAGAGATCGTCGTGCAGGCGCGAAAACGTGCCGAGTTGCTCGAGGACACGCCCGTCTCGGTCACCGCACTCAGCGAGAACACCCTGCGGCAGGCGGGCGTCACTCGACTCGACGACATCCAGACTCTGGTCCCGAATCTAAAATTCCAAGCCGGTACGGAGGGGATGTCCGCGAACATCGTGATTCGCGGCGTGGGCACGCCCCAGTCGGCTGCGATCGCCTTCGATCCCGGGGTCGGGATCTACATCGACGGCGTCTTCCTACCCCGGACGATCGGCACCCTCGTCGATGTCGTCAACATCGAGCAGATCGAGGTACTCCGTGGCCCCCAGGGAACTTTGTTCGGCAAGAATACCGTCGGCGGGGCGATCAACATCACGACCGTGAAGCCGAAGGACGAGATCGAGGGATTCGCGCTCGTGCGTCCCAGCAACTTCGGTGGGCTGTTCACCCAAGCGATGGTCAACCTGCCGATCGTGCCCGGCACGGTCCTCGGCCGCTTTGCAATGTCGTCCACGAACAGCGCCGGATACAACACGAACACCTTCCAGGACGTGAAGTACAGCAACCGGAACTCGCTGACCTTCCTTGGAACGATCCGACTCCTGCCCGTCGAGGATCTGGTGATCGATCTCTCCGGCACGTGGTCGCGCGACCACAACGCCGGGCGCGGCGGCGACTGCGTCTACGTACAGGACACCGCTCTCGGAGGGCTCGTCCCCGGGCTGAAGAAGGCCTGCGAAGCGACTCGGCCCTTCGAGAATTCCTCGAACATTGCCCAGATCGCCGACGTAGAGAGCTACGGCATGTGGGGCACCGCCACCTACGATGTCGGCGACGTGGGACCGGCCGAGAACGTCGTCGTAAAGTCCATCACGTCTTGGCGCCAGCAGATCCCGCGGCTTCGCGTCGACGTCGATCAGACCAGCGCGAACGCCTTGTGGCGTTCGAGCGTCGGTGGCGACAACCCGAGCGACGGCACGCCTGGGTTCCAGCAGCAGATCAGCACCGAACTACAGATCAACGCCGACGCCTGGGACGATCGCCTCCACTTCGTGAGCGGCTACTTCGCCTTCTGGGAGAAGGGTCTCGATTCCCAGGTCCTCGCGGTCGTCCCAACGAGTCTCGTCGTCGAGAACATTCGCACCATCGACAACTGGAACTGGGCGCTCTACACGCAGGCAACCATCGACGCAACGGACTGGCTCAGCATCACGGGCGGGGTGCGGTATACCGAGGAAAAGAAGGGCCTGGCCGCCAAGAACCTAACGCCGGGAGCGACCGTTCCCACCGTCGACATCTCCGACTCCGTGATTTTCTCTGCGTGGACACCGATGGCCAGCGTGGCGGCGTTCGCACCCGACTCCTGGCTCGACGCCGCGAATCTCGATCACCTGATGACGTACTTCACGTACTCCCGCGGGTTTCGGGGCGGCGGCTTCAACGGGGTGATCAACCCGATCCTCGAATCGCTGGAGCAGTTCCAACCGGAATTCTTGAACTCGTTTGAGATCGGCTTCAAGACCGTCGGACTCGAGCAGCGCGCAACCCTGAACGTCTCTCTCTTCTACGGAAACTACACCGACATTCAGGTGACCACGCAGCGCGAAGCGGGCGATATCGACGGCGACGGCATCATCGACATCGACCAGGTCACCGAGAATGCGGCCAAGGCAACCCAGAAGGGCGCGGAGATCGAGATCCTGACCCTGCCGTTCGACGGTCTGCAGATCAACGGATCGGTCGGACTGCTCTACACCGAGTACGATGAGTTCCTGTCGTTCAGCGCCGTCACCGGAAACCCGCTCTCACGGGCGGGAGAGTCGTTCAACAACGCGCCGAAGCTTCAATCCCACATCGCCGCACAGTACTCGTTCGCCGTCCCTATCGAGGGCCCGATGGGCGGTTGGCTCACCCCGCGACTCGAGTGGTTCTACCAGACTGAATTCCACGCACTCGGCCCCGAACTCGCCCCCGCGAACCAGCGCGGCTACAACCTACTGCATGCGCGGCTCTCGTATGAGTTCATGGACGATCGAGCGCAGGTAGCGCTGTGGGGCAAGAACCTCCTCGACGTCGCCTACACGGACATCGTATCTCCTGTCGCTAGCAGCTTCGGATACGCCGTTCGGTACTACGAAGCCCCACGCACCTATGGAGTGGAGATCGCATACTCGTTCTGAGCGTCCCTACTCAGCCCTTTCGCTCGTTCGCCGACGGTAGTGCCTTCTGCGAGTCGTCTGCCTCCCAGATCTCGGCGTCGTGCGGAAGATGTCGCCGTAGTGGACCGTTACGTCACCCGGTTCCGTCTCGATGCGAACGATGGGCTGGGCCTCATCTTCGCCCCACGCCATCGGATGATTAGAGTGACGATGCGAACGAGCGAGCACGTATAGCTCTCTGTTCTCAGCGTTCGCGTGATCGAGTTGGACCCCCACCTGCATGAGCGGTCACATCACGGGATGACCCCCGAGTTCGTCGTCCTGATGCCACTGGAGATCGAGCAGGGGCTCGAAGGGCACGTCCGCGCGCTGGTCCGCGCGTCATGCTGTTCGCGACTCTGTCCGGGATGGCGAAGCAGGCACGGTACGGCCTCGTGAAGCCGCGACTGGCCCGCTCCCAGCTCGACGTCCTTTGCGAGGCGATCCTGCGCGGCGCATGAAGCCTCGAGGCTAGCCCTCCAGCACTTCCACGAGCTCCAGGATCGTCCCGTCAGGGTCCTTGAAACAGACGAAACGCGTCCCCGCGGCTCCGAGCGCGGCGACCGTTGCGGGCGGGCCGATGAACTCGACGTCCATCTTCTTCAGCTCCGCCATATCCGCTTCGAGATCCGTGGAGTGGAGCGCAATTCGCGCGATCCCGAGCCGTGCGATGTCCGGATACGGCGGCGTGTGGTCGCGCGGCGCCTGCCACTCGAGCAGGTCGATGAGCGTCGATTCGCCCGGGAGCGCCATGAGCGCGCCGCGGATCTTGTACTCGGTGAGGCCGCAGGCGGCCGCGATCTCGTCCGTGCCCTCCTCGGGGACCTCCCAGACGACCTGGAAGCCGAGCGCCTCGTAGAACGCGCGGGACCGGGTGAAGTCCGTACAATTCACGGCCAGATGAAAGACGGCTTTGATGTTCATGCGCTCCGAGTATCGCAACTCGAACCAGAGCGCACCCCGGGCGACCGACCCTCCGGGTGCGACGCCGCTCAGCCGGCCGATGTCCTCGCGGCACCGATCACCTTCATTGTGCTCGGATCCCGCACGAAGGCAGTCACCCGCACGCGCGCGTGCTGCAGATCACGCCCTTCGTTCTCCCCGCGCGGCACGTGGTTTCCGGAGGCACGCCGGGTGAGAGCGACCCATCGCCTCACCTCGTCGGGCGCATAGCTCTGCTGGCGTTCCGAGAACTGTCGATCGCTGAACGGGTCGTTCCAGCCGAGCCGATTCCAATAGTCGCCGTGCATCGAGAGCGGATAGACGGGAAGGTCCTTGGCCTCCGCAACGGAACTCAGGCAGCACCGTCGTCGAGCCGGCAGACGTCCCCGTCGCGAACGAGCCGTCCCGCCGTGGCGCCCGAAAAGTGAGTTCCGATCACGAGCGTCGGCGTATCCGCGTACCGTGCCATGAAGTCGAGGCGGGTCGTCTCGGCAAGCGTGGGATCGCTGTCCGCCGCGTTCTTCCACTTCGGCCGCGCGAACTGGACCGGATGGTGGACGAGATCGCCCGTGATGACGGCATCTTCGCCGCGCGAGTGGATCCGCACCGACACGTGACCGGGGCTGTGTCCGGGCGTTGGCTCGAACCGGATGCCCTCGGCGACCTCGTGCTCCATGTCGACCAGGTCGACGAGATCGGCGTCGAACAGCGGCTGCAAGGAATCCCCGACCGTCACCTGCATCTGGTCGATGTCGGTCTTCGACCAATGCTCCCATTCCCGGCGCGTCATGAGAGTCCGCGCGTTCGTGAACGTCGGCACCCACCGATCGCCGTCGAGGCGCGTGTTCCAGCCGACGTGGTCGGTGTGGAGATGCGTGCAAACCACCGTGTCGATCTGGTCCAGCGGAAAGCCGGCGGCTTCGAAGTCCGCGAGGAACGGCCCTTGGCGCATGTGCCACATCTTGAACGGCAGGCGCGCCTTGTCGTTGCCGACACACGTGTCGACGACGATGCGACGCTCCCCGACTTCGAGAATCAGGGAATGAACGCTCCCCACCGCCTCACCACGCGCATCGAGATACGGCGTGAGCCAGTCGATCTGCGCGAGATTCTCACGGGTCGCATCCGGAAGCAGAAATCCGATCCCCGGTGCCTCGAACTCCTGGACGCGCGTGATT of the Candidatus Binatia bacterium genome contains:
- a CDS encoding TonB-dependent receptor, which codes for MRSTALIVAITLLTVVPQVGAQPPPGPSGYVENIEEAGAVGGVTGETDAQQAQAEAIQESGSARGISRSQAGVIEEIVVQARKRAELLEDTPVSVTALSENTLRQAGVTRLDDIQTLVPNLKFQAGTEGMSANIVIRGVGTPQSAAIAFDPGVGIYIDGVFLPRTIGTLVDVVNIEQIEVLRGPQGTLFGKNTVGGAINITTVKPKDEIEGFALVRPSNFGGLFTQAMVNLPIVPGTVLGRFAMSSTNSAGYNTNTFQDVKYSNRNSLTFLGTIRLLPVEDLVIDLSGTWSRDHNAGRGGDCVYVQDTALGGLVPGLKKACEATRPFENSSNIAQIADVESYGMWGTATYDVGDVGPAENVVVKSITSWRQQIPRLRVDVDQTSANALWRSSVGGDNPSDGTPGFQQQISTELQINADAWDDRLHFVSGYFAFWEKGLDSQVLAVVPTSLVVENIRTIDNWNWALYTQATIDATDWLSITGGVRYTEEKKGLAAKNLTPGATVPTVDISDSVIFSAWTPMASVAAFAPDSWLDAANLDHLMTYFTYSRGFRGGGFNGVINPILESLEQFQPEFLNSFEIGFKTVGLEQRATLNVSLFYGNYTDIQVTTQREAGDIDGDGIIDIDQVTENAAKATQKGAEIEILTLPFDGLQINGSVGLLYTEYDEFLSFSAVTGNPLSRAGESFNNAPKLQSHIAAQYSFAVPIEGPMGGWLTPRLEWFYQTEFHALGPELAPANQRGYNLLHARLSYEFMDDRAQVALWGKNLLDVAYTDIVSPVASSFGYAVRYYEAPRTYGVEIAYSF
- a CDS encoding MBL fold metallo-hydrolase — encoded protein: MADLLRWQVGDVRITRVQEFEAPGIGFLLPDATRENLAQIDWLTPYLDARGEAVGSVHSLILEVGERRIVVDTCVGNDKARLPFKMWHMRQGPFLADFEAAGFPLDQIDTVVCTHLHTDHVGWNTRLDGDRWVPTFTNARTLMTRREWEHWSKTDIDQMQVTVGDSLQPLFDADLVDLVDMEHEVAEGIRFEPTPGHSPGHVSVRIHSRGEDAVITGDLVHHPVQFARPKWKNAADSDPTLAETTRLDFMARYADTPTLVIGTHFSGATAGRLVRDGDVCRLDDGAA
- a CDS encoding VOC family protein, with the translated sequence MNIKAVFHLAVNCTDFTRSRAFYEALGFQVVWEVPEEGTDEIAAACGLTEYKIRGALMALPGESTLIDLLEWQAPRDHTPPYPDIARLGIARIALHSTDLEADMAELKKMDVEFIGPPATVAALGAAGTRFVCFKDPDGTILELVEVLEG